GTTCAAGAGCGGTTGCCACGTATCCAAACTCTACGGTGGTGGTAAACGACTGCTTGCTCAGTTCGTCAAGAAGCTTGGGACTTGGTTCTTGAGTCAACTTGACCCAGTACTCGCTCCTGTTCGACGGAGACACTCCGGCAGCGACGAACTGGTCAGGAAGGGTCTTCCGGAGGTGATCCATGAAATGCGTCGCCAGTTCCAGGTGGCCGTATGGGTCCACAGACTTGGAACTGGCCTGAGGCGCCACTGCAGGCCCGCGGCCGACGATACGAATGGTTTTGATTTTCTAGTGGTCCGCGTGGGAAATAGTCATCGGGTTGATGAAGTGAAATCATGGGCGCATGGCGAATCGACCTGCTCCGGCCCTGGTGCTGCGTGATGGTGACCGGGACAAGCTCGAGCGACTGACTCGCTCCTCGACGGTCTCGGCTGGTGCGGCTCAACGGGCTCGGATCGTGTTGCTGGCAGCCGACGGGGTGCCGAACGACCAGATCTGCGAGCTCGTCGGGTGCGGCCGTCAGAAGGTGCTGCAGTGGCGGGGCCGCTACCAGGGCAAGGGCATGGCCGGGCTCCTCGACCGGCAGCGTCCGGGCCGTCCGCGCACGATCGACCATCGCAAAATCGTGGCCGAGACACTGAAGCCCCCGCCGAAGAAGCTCGGCGTGACGCACTGGTCCACGCGGCTGTTGGCGGCTCGGTTGAAGGTCAGCGCCTACACCGTCGCGGAGGCTTGGCGTTCCTACGGGGTCAAGCCGTGGCGCTCGGAGTCGTTCCGGTTCTCCACCGATCCCGAACTCGAGGCCAAGGTCATCGACATCGTCGGGCTGTACCTGAACCCGCCAGAGAACGCGATCGTGCTGTGCGTGGACGAGAAGTCCCAGATCCAGGCACTGGACCGCACCATGCCGGTCCTTCCGATGCAACCCGGGCTCGTCGAACGCCGCTCTCACGACTACGTCCGCCACGGCACCACCACCTTGTTCGCCGCGCTGGAGATCGCCACCGGGAAGGTCACCGCCGCTCTCAAGCCGCGGCACCGCAACCAAGAGTTCCTCGCGTTCCTCAAGCAGGTCGAACGCGCCTACCGCGACGTCGTCGACGAGACCGGCCAGCCCGTCGATCTGCACCTGGTGATGGACAACTACGCCGCCCACAAACACACCAACGTGAAGAACTGGCTCATCGAGAACCCGCGCTTCAAGATCCACTTCACCCCGACCCACGCCTCCTGGATGAACCTCGTCGAGGTCTGGTTCTCCCTCATCGAACGCCAAGCCATCCGCCGCGGCGTGTTCACCTCGGTCAAGGACCTCAACACCAAGATCCGCACCTACATCGACTGCTGGAACGAACGCTCCCACCCCTTCGTCTGGACCAGGACCGCCGACGAGATCCTCACCAAAGCCAACCGGATGAAGACTTCAAATCCGGACCACTAGCTGCCGAGCTCGCGTCGGTGCTTGTTCGGTCACCTGTGTCTCTCCCGCCGCACCGGAGCTCGCGATTCCTACTAAGCCAGCCGATCCGATCATCAGGGCCGCGAACAGCACCCCAAGTCGCTTCGAAACTTTCATGCTCCCCCGATTCCTTTGGTGCAGGTGACGTTAGCTGACCGCTTGGGATCGCGAAGGGGGTGTTTGGTTCAGAGTTCAGATGTCAGTCGGTTGTGGGTCGGGGGCGCCCGGAGACCTGACAAATCAAGTTTGACGATCGCGTCCCGACCCCGCTTTTGATGGCGAGATGCTGGTCGTCCTTGAGCCGGTCGCTTGCGCGGCACCGAACTGGTTCTTCGGCGCTTAGTCTTAGGATTCGGCCATGAGCTCATCGACGGTCCGCGGCCGCTTCTACTGGACCGTCTGGGCACCGATTCTCGGCATCGTCCTGCTCGTGTCGACCTGGGGACGCGACCTGGCCGGACCACTCGTGACGGTCATCGCGGCGTTCCTGATCGGCGCTGTGCTGGCCGCCGTACACCACGCGGAGGTGGTGGCCCACAAGGTTGGCGAGCCGTTCGGGTCGCTCCTCTTGGCCGTCGCGGTCACCGTC
This is a stretch of genomic DNA from Nocardioides sp. InS609-2. It encodes these proteins:
- a CDS encoding IS630 family transposase; the encoded protein is MANRPAPALVLRDGDRDKLERLTRSSTVSAGAAQRARIVLLAADGVPNDQICELVGCGRQKVLQWRGRYQGKGMAGLLDRQRPGRPRTIDHRKIVAETLKPPPKKLGVTHWSTRLLAARLKVSAYTVAEAWRSYGVKPWRSESFRFSTDPELEAKVIDIVGLYLNPPENAIVLCVDEKSQIQALDRTMPVLPMQPGLVERRSHDYVRHGTTTLFAALEIATGKVTAALKPRHRNQEFLAFLKQVERAYRDVVDETGQPVDLHLVMDNYAAHKHTNVKNWLIENPRFKIHFTPTHASWMNLVEVWFSLIERQAIRRGVFTSVKDLNTKIRTYIDCWNERSHPFVWTRTADEILTKANRMKTSNPDH